Proteins found in one Pelobates fuscus isolate aPelFus1 chromosome 10, aPelFus1.pri, whole genome shotgun sequence genomic segment:
- the LOC134575203 gene encoding zinc finger protein 436-like: MNKNRNRMAEQILDLTLEIIYLLTGEDYMVVKKPGDHVSLRSSSPCTSKRSYKTRSPSTVLPPRSLIRERDNDQKILELTNQIIVLLTGEELEYMEERKDLYKDGMIENQQPLSSLDLSRTKRSSAFQTFAMFCKPNRGNGVLNFSVSSEEGNFNEFYKATECPSTHIKEEPALYEEGNLTDIYKPIEHTQIEYPSIRIKEEPDSWEEENVADIYTVAEHSQTEYPSLHIKEEPDSWEEGDFRDIYTPTKHTQTSTHIKEEPTPWEEEHFAIIYAPEENPQTEYAHITEEAASCEVGNLTDIYTSTELSKCAISFTCKQTPEKHLQIHRGVKPYSCSDCGNFFRYQSELVKHQRIHTGEKPYSCPECGKCFSRKDVLVKHRRIHTGEKPYACSQCGKCFGQKVVLVKHQRVHAEKNNFYCSEDGKRYTQKSYHAFHTTVPTGVKPYSCSDCGKSFRRKDVLVKHQRTHTGEKPYSCSECGKCFSQKVVLVKHQRVHEEKKMFPCSETGKRNTQKTDHAFNASVSNGEKPYSCSECGKCFKRKDVLVKHKRVHTGERPYSCAECGKCFSQKIVLVKHQRVHMAKNIFSCSECGTCFTQKSNLVSHMKIHS; encoded by the exons ATGAACAAGAACAGAAATCGGATGGCAGAACAGATCTTGGATCTCAccctggagatcatctacctgctgactggagag gattatatGGTTGTGAAGAAGCCTGGTGATCATGTCTCACTCAGGAGCAGCAGTCCTTGTACTTCAAAGAGATCCTACAAGACCCGGAGTCCCAGCACGGTGCTTCCACCTCGTTCTCTAATCCGTGAGAGAGACAATGATCAAAAGATCCTGGAACTGACCAATCAGATCATTgtgctgctgactggagag GAGTTAGAGTATATGGAAGAACGCAAGGATCTCTACAAGGACGGGATGATTGAGAACCAGCAGCCCCTCAGCTCACTGG ATTTGTCCAGGACCAAAAGATCATCAGCATTTCAAACATTTGCAATGTTTTGTAAACCAAATAGAGGCAATGGTGTGTTAAATTTTTCTGTCTCAAGTGAAGAAGGTAATTTTAACGAATTTTATAAAGCCACAGAATGTCCATCTACTCACATTAAAGAGGAGCCAGCCTTGTATGAAGAAGGAAATCTCACAGACATTTATAAACCCATAGAACATACCCAAATAGAATATCCATCTATTCGTATTAAGGAGGAACCAGATTCATGGGAAGAAGAAAATGTCGCAGACATTTATACAGTTGCCGAACATTCACAGACAGAATATCCATCTCTtcatattaaggaggaaccaGATTCCTGGGAAGAAGGAGATTTCAGAGATATTTATACACCCaccaaacatacacagacatctactcatattaaggaagaacctacACCATGGGAAGAAGAACATTTCGCAATCATCTATGCACCTGAAGAAAATCCACAAACAGAATATGCTCATATTACTGAGGAAGCAGCCTCATGCGAAGTAGGAAATCTGACAGACATTTATACATCCACAGAACTTTCTAAATGTGCAATTTCATTTACTTGTAAGCAAACTCCTGAAAAGCATCTCCAAATTCACAGAGGAGTTAAACCATATTCATGCTCGGACTGTGGGAATTTTTTTCGCTACCAATCTGAGCTTGTAAAACATCAAAGAATTCATACAGGAGAGAAGCCCTATTCATgtcctgaatgtgggaaatgctttAGTCGCAAAGATGTTCTTGTAAAACATAGAAGAATtcatacaggagagaaaccatatgCATGCTcccaatgtggaaaatgttttggtcaGAAAGTTGTTCTTGTAAAACATCAAAGAGTTCATGCAGAAAAGAATAATTTCTACTGTTCTGAGGATGGGAAGCGTTACACACAAAAGTCATATCATGCATTCCATACTACAGTTCCCACTGGGGTTAAACCCTATTCCTGCTCTGACTGCGGGAAAAGTTTTAGGAGAAAAGACGTCCTTGTgaaacatcagagaactcacacaggagagaaaccgtattcttgctctgaatgtgggaaatgtttcagtCAGAAAGTCGTTCTTGTAAAACATCAAAGGGTTCacgaagaaaagaaaatgttcccTTGTTCTGAAACTGGGAAGCGTAATACACAAAAGACAGATCATGCATTTAATGCTTCTGTTTCCAATGGAGAGAAACCATATTCTtgctctgaatgtggaaaatgttttaagcGGAAAGACGTCCTTGTGAAACATAAGAGAGTTCACACAGGAGAGAGACCATATTCTTgtgctgaatgtgggaaatgttttagtcaGAAAATTGTTCTTGTAAAACATCAAAGAGTTCATATGGCAAAGAATATATtttcttgttctgaatgtgggacaTGTTTTACACAAAAGTCAAATCTGGTTTCACACATGAAAATCCATTCTTAA